CAGCTCCAGGGTTTGACCGGTAGGTGTATTGAAGCCGATGGTCTTGCGATCCGGATCATCCTTTGAAGAGATCAGAGAGAGACTGTTGGCCTTGTCACCGATGACCAGCGGTTGGCCGCCAGGCAGTGAGACATTGAACTGCCCCTCCTGATTGACCACCGAAACATCAGTCAACCTGTTCAGATTCGTGACGATTGCATCGCGCTGATCCATCAGCCCATTGGGAGGCATACCGGTCTTGGCCGTTGTCTGGCTGATCTGATCATTGAGTTTGGCCAGCTGACTGGCGTAACCATTGATCTGCTCCACCGCAGTGCCCATTTGCGATTCGACACTCTTGTCCAGATTGTCGAAATACTGACCGGTGGAGTTGAATTGCGCTGTCATGCTTTCCGCATTACCCAGCAGGGACTGGCGCGCGGCGGTATCGGAAGGATTATCCGCGACAGTCTGCAAGCCGGCGAAGAACTGTTGCATCTGGGTATTGATGCCCGCTTCATTATCCGCCAGCAGATTATCAATCTGCGTCGCCTGACTGAGATTGGCGCTCAGGGCACTCTGCGTGGATTGCGCCGAGTTGAGCTGGTTATTCAGATATTGCTGGTACTGGCGTTCAACACCGGTAACTGTCACACCATTACCCGAGAAACTGCCCCCCGCCGAGCTTCCCGTATTCTGGGAAAGCTGGGTAATCTGACGGTTATACCCTTCGGTATCGACATTACTGATGTTGTTGCTGGTGGTATTGAGAGCAATCTGCGAAGCCCTCAGGCCACTGAGGCCGATACCGAAAAGCGAGCTGCTCATGTCGGTTCCTCGACGTAGCGTAGTGCAGTTGAAGTCATGGAGTCATTAACGGCAGGAAGAACGGAATATTGAATGGCTGCCGCACGACTTTCCTGATGCCGGTCAGTCATGAGGCCGCCTTAGAACAGTTGCGTCGGCTGACGCTGCAGTGACCAGGCGTCCGCTTTCCCGCTATCACGAGCGTCTTCCGGCTCATTGCTGGCCAGCCAGCCGGTTGAGCTGCCCGGGTCACCAAACAGTCGATCCCCCATTTGACTGACCATCTCACCGACCTGATCCGGAATCTGTGACATGACGGCAATCAGCTTGCTGGCATAGTTGGGGTCTGTTGCATAACCGCTCTGCTGAAGCTGACGAGCGGCCTCTTCCGGTGAATCGGCCTGGAGAACGCCAGCATATCGCGGGTTCTCGGTAATCAGTCGCGCATAGTCGGCAAAGGCCTGACCGTAGGAGTCATACACGCGGAAATTATCGCGCGTATTGACCGCACGGCCGTTTTCGTACTCCGTGGTAGCGACACTGGCGCTTTTGCCCTGCCAGCCGCCGGTTGCCTTGATATTGAACAGGTTATGGCTGGCCCCACCACTGCCATCACGAATCTCGCTATTGCCCCAGCCCGTTTCCAGTGCTGCCTGAGCCATGATCAATCGACTCGACAGCCCGGTTGCATGGCTAACCTGACGAGCAGCGTCGCCAACTCTGGCAATAAAGGCGCTGACATGCGCCGGCAGATCCTCGAGCGCCACGGCATGATCAGTGGCGCGTTTCACGTTTGTGCTCGTCGCCGCCAATCCCAGCAGCGAGCCATCGGTGGGCTTGTCATCGCGGCCAGCCTCGGCCGCAACCAGAGGATGGCCACTTTGCCCATCAACCGCTCGAAGTGCCTCCAGACGCCTGGCATTCAGGGCGGCGACCTGATCTTCCCCTACCGACAGGGTACGAGAGAGCGTACGTGGTGCTTCCTCTCCAGTGATCGCCGTCAGACCGGCAGGCCCCGTCTTGTCATCCACTCCGGATTTGCCACCGGTCTGACCACCCAATTGGCTCACCAGCATGTCAGCCAACCCGATGCCGCGTTCGGACAGGGTCTGTGCCCACTGCCGGTCCATCATGGACTTGTAGGTGTCCATGCTCGAATTATCCAGCAGTTCACTCTTGGGCGAGGCT
This DNA window, taken from Kushneria phosphatilytica, encodes the following:
- the flgJ gene encoding flagellar assembly peptidoglycan hydrolase FlgJ codes for the protein MSINPGSSQFALDVQGLSKLRYSARQAPQQGLKQVSQQFESMLLTMMLKSMREASPKSELLDNSSMDTYKSMMDRQWAQTLSERGIGLADMLVSQLGGQTGGKSGVDDKTGPAGLTAITGEEAPRTLSRTLSVGEDQVAALNARRLEALRAVDGQSGHPLVAAEAGRDDKPTDGSLLGLAATSTNVKRATDHAVALEDLPAHVSAFIARVGDAARQVSHATGLSSRLIMAQAALETGWGNSEIRDGSGGASHNLFNIKATGGWQGKSASVATTEYENGRAVNTRDNFRVYDSYGQAFADYARLITENPRYAGVLQADSPEEAARQLQQSGYATDPNYASKLIAVMSQIPDQVGEMVSQMGDRLFGDPGSSTGWLASNEPEDARDSGKADAWSLQRQPTQLF